In Streptantibioticus cattleyicolor NRRL 8057 = DSM 46488, a genomic segment contains:
- the tkt gene encoding transketolase: MSTKPTTTDLEWTELDKRAVDTARVLAMDSVQKVGNGHPGTAMSLAPAAYLLFQKLMRHDPSDPNWTGRDRFVLSPGHTSLTLYTQLFLSGYGLELDDLKAFRTWGSLTPGHPEHGHTVGVETTTGPLGQGIANAVGMAMAARYERGLFDPEAPAGESPFDHTIWAIVSDGDLEEGISAEASSLAGHQKLGNLVALYDDNHISIEGDTETAFSEDVLKRYEAYGWHVQRIEQAPSGDFDVEALHRALKEAQAETSRPSLIAARTIIAWPAPNAQNTEAAHGSALGEDEVAATKRVLGFDPDQHFEVADEVLAHARRVVERGREAHAQWTKRFEEWRAANPERAADFDRIAAGELPAGWEAKLPVFPTGKDVATRKASGEVLKALGGVLPELWGGSADLAGSNNTTIDKTSSFLPEGNPLPEASPYGRTVHWGIREHAMGSTMNGIALHGNTRIYGGTFLVFSDYMRPAVRLAALMKLPVTYVWTHDSIGLGEDGPTHQPVEHLSALRAIPGLNVVRPADANETSVVWGEITRRYSANPAPHGLALTRQNVPTYDRNEDAAKGGYVLFEAEGGAPQVILIGTGSEVQLAVEAREALQAEGVPTRVVSMPSVEWFEEQDQAYIDSVLPPSVKARVAVEAGIGLTWYRFVGDAGRIVSLEHFGASADYKVLYREFGLTAEAVTAAARDSIAAAAR; the protein is encoded by the coding sequence GTGAGCACGAAGCCGACCACCACTGACTTGGAATGGACCGAGCTGGACAAGCGTGCCGTGGACACCGCCCGTGTCCTGGCCATGGACTCTGTCCAGAAGGTCGGAAACGGCCATCCGGGCACGGCCATGAGCCTGGCACCCGCCGCGTACCTGCTCTTCCAGAAGCTGATGCGGCACGACCCCAGCGACCCCAACTGGACCGGCCGCGACCGCTTCGTCCTGTCGCCGGGCCACACCAGCCTTACCCTCTACACCCAGCTCTTCCTGTCCGGCTACGGCCTTGAGCTGGACGACCTCAAGGCGTTCCGCACCTGGGGTTCGCTCACCCCGGGCCACCCGGAGCACGGCCACACCGTCGGCGTGGAGACCACCACCGGCCCGCTGGGCCAGGGCATCGCCAACGCCGTGGGCATGGCCATGGCCGCCCGTTACGAGCGCGGCCTGTTCGACCCGGAGGCGCCGGCCGGGGAGTCCCCGTTCGACCACACCATCTGGGCCATCGTCTCCGACGGCGACCTGGAGGAGGGCATCTCCGCCGAGGCCTCCTCGCTCGCCGGCCACCAGAAGCTCGGCAACCTGGTCGCGCTCTACGACGACAACCACATCTCGATCGAGGGCGACACCGAGACCGCCTTCTCCGAGGACGTCCTCAAGCGCTACGAGGCCTACGGCTGGCACGTCCAGCGCATCGAGCAGGCGCCCAGCGGCGACTTCGACGTCGAGGCGCTGCACCGGGCGCTGAAGGAGGCGCAGGCCGAGACCTCGCGCCCGTCGCTGATCGCGGCCCGCACCATCATCGCCTGGCCGGCCCCCAACGCCCAGAACACCGAGGCCGCGCACGGCTCGGCGCTGGGTGAGGACGAGGTCGCGGCCACCAAGCGGGTGCTCGGCTTCGACCCGGACCAGCACTTCGAGGTCGCCGACGAGGTGCTGGCCCACGCGCGCCGGGTCGTCGAGCGCGGCCGGGAGGCCCACGCCCAGTGGACCAAGCGGTTCGAGGAGTGGCGGGCCGCCAACCCCGAGCGGGCCGCCGACTTCGACCGGATCGCCGCCGGTGAGCTGCCGGCCGGCTGGGAGGCCAAGCTCCCGGTCTTCCCGACCGGCAAGGACGTGGCCACCCGCAAGGCCTCCGGCGAGGTGCTCAAGGCGCTCGGCGGCGTGCTGCCCGAGCTGTGGGGCGGCTCGGCCGACCTGGCCGGCTCCAACAACACCACCATCGACAAGACCTCGTCCTTCCTGCCGGAGGGCAACCCGCTGCCGGAGGCCTCCCCGTACGGCCGCACCGTGCACTGGGGCATCCGCGAGCACGCCATGGGCTCGACCATGAACGGCATCGCGCTGCACGGCAACACCCGCATCTACGGCGGCACCTTCCTGGTCTTCTCCGACTACATGCGCCCGGCCGTGCGGCTGGCCGCGCTGATGAAGCTGCCGGTCACCTACGTGTGGACGCACGACTCCATCGGCCTGGGCGAGGACGGCCCGACCCACCAGCCGGTCGAGCACCTCTCCGCGCTGCGGGCCATCCCGGGGCTCAACGTCGTCCGCCCGGCCGACGCCAACGAGACCTCCGTGGTCTGGGGCGAGATCACCCGCCGCTACTCGGCCAACCCGGCCCCGCACGGCCTCGCCCTCACCCGGCAGAACGTGCCCACCTACGACCGCAACGAGGACGCCGCCAAGGGCGGTTACGTGCTCTTCGAGGCCGAGGGCGGCGCCCCCCAGGTGATCCTGATCGGCACCGGTTCCGAGGTGCAGCTCGCCGTCGAGGCCCGCGAGGCCCTCCAGGCCGAGGGGGTCCCCACCCGGGTGGTCTCCATGCCGTCCGTGGAGTGGTTCGAGGAGCAGGACCAGGCGTACATCGACTCGGTGCTGCCGCCGAGCGTCAAGGCCCGGGTGGCGGTGGAGGCCGGCATCGGCCTGACCTGGTACCGCTTCGTCGGGGACGCCGGCCGGATCGTCTCGCTGGAGCACTTCGGCGCCTCCGCGGACTACAAGGTCCTCTACCGCGAGTTCGGGCTGACGGCGGAAGCCGTGACCGCCGCCGCCCGTGACTCCATCGCCGCCGCGGCCCGCTGA
- the tal gene encoding transaldolase: MTDALKRLSDEGVAIWLDDLSRQRITSGNLAELIDASHVVGVTTNPTIFQKAISSGEGYQEQVADLAARRVTVEEAVRMITTADVRDAADILRPLFDATDGQDGRVSIEVDPRLAHDTRATVAEAKQLAWLVDRPNTLIKIPATKAGLPAITEVIGRGISVNVTLIFSLERYRAVMDAYLSGLEKAKEAGIDLAGIRSVASFFVSRVDTEVDKRLDKIGGEEAKALRGKAALANARLAYQAYEEVFGSERWAALEKAGAHKQRPLWASTGVKDPALPDTLYVTELVAPNTVNTMPEPTLHATGDHGEVTGDTIRGRYQEAQGVLDALAGLGVDYDDVVQVLEDEGVEKFEASWNDLLKSTEAELKRLAGPGA, from the coding sequence ATGACGGACGCACTCAAGCGCCTCTCCGACGAAGGCGTCGCGATCTGGCTGGACGACCTGTCGCGGCAGCGGATCACCTCCGGCAACCTGGCCGAACTGATCGACGCCAGCCACGTCGTGGGCGTGACCACCAACCCCACCATCTTTCAGAAGGCGATCTCGTCCGGTGAGGGTTACCAGGAGCAGGTGGCCGACCTGGCCGCCCGCCGGGTGACCGTGGAGGAGGCGGTGCGCATGATCACCACCGCCGACGTCCGCGACGCCGCCGACATCCTGCGCCCGCTGTTCGACGCCACCGACGGCCAGGACGGCCGGGTCTCCATCGAGGTCGACCCGCGCCTGGCGCACGACACCAGGGCCACCGTCGCCGAGGCCAAGCAGCTGGCCTGGCTGGTGGACCGGCCCAACACCCTGATCAAGATCCCGGCCACCAAGGCGGGGCTGCCGGCCATCACCGAGGTCATCGGGCGCGGCATCAGCGTCAACGTCACGCTGATCTTCTCCCTGGAGCGCTACCGCGCGGTGATGGACGCCTACCTGTCCGGCCTGGAGAAGGCCAAGGAGGCCGGCATCGACCTGGCCGGCATCCGCTCGGTCGCCTCCTTCTTCGTCTCCCGGGTGGACACCGAGGTCGACAAGCGGCTGGACAAGATCGGCGGCGAGGAGGCCAAGGCGCTGCGCGGCAAGGCCGCCCTGGCCAACGCCCGCCTCGCCTACCAGGCCTACGAGGAGGTCTTCGGCTCCGAGCGCTGGGCGGCGCTGGAGAAGGCCGGCGCCCACAAGCAGCGCCCGCTGTGGGCCTCCACCGGCGTGAAGGACCCGGCGCTGCCGGACACCCTGTACGTCACCGAGCTGGTCGCCCCGAACACGGTCAACACCATGCCGGAGCCGACCCTGCACGCCACCGGCGACCACGGTGAGGTCACCGGTGACACCATCCGCGGCCGTTACCAGGAGGCCCAGGGCGTCCTCGACGCGCTGGCCGGCCTCGGCGTGGACTACGACGACGTGGTCCAGGTGCTGGAGGACGAGGGCGTCGAGAAGTTCGAGGCGTCCTGGAACGACCTGCTCAAGTCGACCGAGGCCGAGCTCAAGCGGCTCGCCGGACCGGGGGCCTGA
- the zwf gene encoding glucose-6-phosphate dehydrogenase, whose protein sequence is MTSSSNPLRDPADRRLPRIAGPSGLVIFGVTGDLSRKKLMPAVYDLANRGLLPPGFSLVGFARRDWESEDFAQVVHDAVKEHARTPFREEVWQQLAEGFRFVPGEFDDDDAFETLRATINDLDKARGTGGNFAFYLSVPPKFFPKVVAQLKKHGLSEGPGDSWRRAVIEKPFGHDLASAQELNRVVHEVFQPSDVFRIDHYLGKETVQNILALRFANTMFEPIWNRSYVDHVQITMAEDIGIGGRAGYYDGIGAARDVIQNHLLQLLALTAMEEPGSFHPKALVAEKLKVLSAVELPEDLGRHTVRGQYVRAWQGGQEVPGYLEEEGIDPKSRTDTYAAIKLTINNRRWAGVPFYLRTGKRLGRRVTEIAVVFKRAPFLPFESQATEDLGQNALVIRVQPDEGVTVRFGSKVPGTSMEVRDVTMDFAYGESFTESSPEAYERLLLDVLLGDANLFPRHQEVELSWNILDPIEEYWEKNGTPAQYPAGTWGPAEADEMLARDGRSWRRP, encoded by the coding sequence GTGACCAGCAGCAGCAACCCGCTGCGTGACCCGGCGGACCGGCGGCTCCCGCGCATCGCGGGGCCGTCCGGCCTGGTCATCTTCGGAGTCACGGGCGACCTGTCCCGTAAGAAGCTGATGCCCGCGGTGTACGACCTGGCCAACCGCGGTCTGCTGCCCCCGGGCTTCTCGCTCGTGGGCTTCGCCCGCCGTGACTGGGAGAGCGAGGACTTCGCCCAGGTCGTGCACGACGCCGTCAAGGAGCACGCGCGGACCCCGTTCCGGGAGGAGGTCTGGCAGCAGCTCGCCGAGGGGTTCCGCTTCGTACCCGGCGAGTTCGACGACGACGACGCGTTCGAGACGCTGCGGGCCACCATCAACGACCTGGACAAGGCGCGCGGCACCGGCGGCAACTTCGCGTTCTACCTCTCGGTGCCGCCGAAGTTCTTCCCCAAGGTCGTCGCGCAGCTGAAGAAGCACGGCCTGTCCGAGGGCCCGGGCGACTCCTGGCGGCGCGCGGTCATCGAGAAGCCGTTCGGCCACGACCTGGCCAGCGCCCAGGAACTCAACCGGGTGGTGCACGAGGTCTTCCAGCCGTCCGACGTCTTCCGCATCGACCACTACCTGGGCAAGGAGACCGTCCAGAACATCCTGGCGCTGCGGTTCGCCAACACCATGTTCGAGCCGATCTGGAACCGGTCCTACGTCGACCACGTCCAGATCACCATGGCCGAGGACATCGGCATCGGCGGCCGGGCCGGATACTACGACGGGATCGGCGCCGCCCGGGACGTCATCCAGAACCACCTGCTCCAGCTGCTGGCGCTGACCGCGATGGAGGAGCCCGGCTCCTTCCACCCCAAGGCGCTGGTGGCCGAGAAGCTCAAGGTCCTGTCGGCCGTGGAGCTCCCGGAGGACCTGGGCCGGCACACGGTCCGCGGCCAGTACGTCCGGGCCTGGCAGGGCGGCCAGGAGGTGCCCGGGTACCTGGAGGAGGAGGGCATCGACCCCAAGTCCAGGACGGACACCTACGCCGCCATCAAACTGACCATCAACAACCGCCGTTGGGCGGGCGTCCCGTTCTACCTGCGCACCGGCAAGCGGCTGGGCCGCCGGGTCACCGAGATCGCGGTGGTCTTCAAGCGCGCCCCGTTCCTGCCGTTCGAATCCCAGGCCACCGAGGACCTGGGGCAGAACGCGCTGGTCATCCGGGTCCAGCCGGACGAGGGCGTCACGGTGCGGTTCGGCTCCAAGGTGCCGGGCACCTCCATGGAGGTCCGGGACGTGACGATGGACTTCGCCTACGGCGAGTCCTTCACCGAGTCCAGCCCCGAGGCGTACGAGCGCCTGCTGCTGGACGTCCTGCTCGGCGACGCCAACCTCTTCCCGCGCCACCAGGAGGTCGAACTCTCCTGGAACATCCTCGACCCGATCGAGGAGTACTGGGAGAAGAACGGCACGCCCGCCCAGTACCCGGCCGGGACCTGGGGGCCGGCCGAGGCGGACGAGATGCTCGCACGAGACGGCAGGAGCTGGCGTCGGCCATGA
- the opcA gene encoding glucose-6-phosphate dehydrogenase assembly protein OpcA: MKIDLTDTTSSKINQALVEGRRASGTPAVGMVLTLVIVTDEGNAYDALKAAGEASREHPSRILAVIKRPGRSPRDRATSRLDAEVRVGSDAGTGETVLLRLHGELAHHDASVVLPLLLPDAPVVVWWPEDAPDRPAEHPLGKLAQRRITDAAAAEDPLAALKARAAAYSPGDTDLAWTRTTPWRSMLAAALDQKHSRITSAVVEGEPYNPSTELLGMWLADRLGVPVERRVTDGPGLTAVRLSTADGVICLDRADGALAELAMPGQPDRHVALKRRETAELIAEELRRLDPDDIYKSAVQFGLEKLTHGGTGKAGTPATESQPAAQESTPKEDGTKETGSRRSAGKMSAKAGAAAGGGQGERSS, from the coding sequence ATGAAGATCGATCTCACGGACACCACATCGTCGAAGATCAACCAGGCTCTCGTCGAGGGGCGCCGGGCGAGCGGTACGCCGGCCGTCGGTATGGTGCTCACCCTGGTCATCGTCACCGACGAGGGCAACGCCTACGACGCCCTCAAGGCGGCCGGGGAGGCGTCCCGGGAGCACCCCTCCCGGATACTCGCGGTCATCAAGCGGCCCGGCCGCTCGCCGCGGGACCGGGCGACCTCCCGGCTCGACGCCGAGGTACGGGTCGGCTCCGACGCCGGCACCGGCGAGACCGTGCTGCTGCGGCTGCACGGTGAACTCGCCCACCACGACGCCTCGGTGGTGCTGCCGCTGCTGCTGCCGGACGCCCCCGTGGTGGTCTGGTGGCCGGAGGACGCCCCGGACCGCCCGGCCGAGCACCCGCTGGGCAAGCTGGCGCAGCGCCGGATCACCGACGCCGCGGCGGCCGAGGACCCGCTGGCCGCGCTGAAGGCACGGGCCGCGGCCTACTCCCCCGGCGACACCGACCTGGCGTGGACCCGGACCACCCCGTGGCGCAGCATGCTCGCCGCCGCGCTGGACCAGAAGCACTCCCGGATCACCTCCGCCGTGGTGGAGGGCGAGCCGTACAACCCCAGCACCGAGCTGCTCGGGATGTGGCTGGCGGACCGGCTCGGGGTGCCCGTGGAGCGCAGGGTCACCGACGGCCCGGGGCTCACCGCGGTACGGCTGTCCACCGCGGACGGCGTGATCTGCCTGGACCGTGCCGACGGCGCCCTGGCCGAGCTGGCCATGCCCGGCCAGCCCGACCGGCACGTCGCCCTCAAGCGGCGGGAGACGGCCGAGCTGATCGCCGAGGAGCTGCGCCGGCTGGACCCGGACGACATCTACAAGTCGGCCGTGCAGTTCGGGCTGGAGAAGCTGACCCACGGCGGTACCGGCAAGGCCGGGACGCCGGCCACCGAGTCGCAGCCCGCCGCCCAGGAGTCCACCCCCAAGGAGGACGGGACCAAGGAGACCGGCTCGCGCAGGTCCGCCGGGAAGATGTCGGCGAAGGCCGGGGCGGCGGCCGGCGGCGGCCAGGGGGAGCGGTCCTCGTGA
- the pgl gene encoding 6-phosphogluconolactonase, with translation MTAPQVVVHRDKELMAKAAAARLITKIVDAQAARGSASVVLTGGRNGNALLAALAEAPARDAVDWSRLDLWWGDERFLPEGDPERNATQAREALLDAVPLDPARVHAMPAAGGAWGNDVDAAADAYAAELAASAGPADHGPVPTFDVLLLGVGPDTHVASLFPEHPGVRETERTVIGVRGAPKPPPNRVSLTLPAIRAAREVWLLAAGEDKANAVAIALAGAGEIQAPAAGAYGRGRTLWLLDRAAAAQLPKQLYPPASA, from the coding sequence GTGACGGCACCCCAGGTCGTGGTCCACCGCGACAAGGAGCTGATGGCCAAGGCCGCGGCGGCCCGGCTGATCACCAAGATCGTCGACGCCCAGGCCGCCCGCGGCTCCGCCTCGGTGGTGCTCACCGGCGGGCGCAACGGCAACGCGCTGCTCGCGGCGCTCGCCGAGGCGCCCGCCCGGGACGCGGTCGACTGGTCCCGGCTCGACCTGTGGTGGGGCGACGAGCGCTTCCTGCCCGAGGGCGACCCGGAGCGCAACGCCACCCAGGCCCGCGAGGCCCTGCTGGACGCGGTACCGCTCGATCCGGCACGGGTGCACGCCATGCCCGCGGCCGGCGGCGCCTGGGGCAACGACGTGGACGCGGCGGCCGACGCCTACGCGGCCGAGCTGGCCGCCTCGGCCGGCCCGGCGGACCACGGCCCGGTGCCCACGTTCGACGTGCTGCTGCTCGGCGTCGGCCCGGACACCCACGTCGCCTCGCTCTTCCCCGAGCACCCCGGGGTGCGGGAGACAGAGCGCACGGTGATCGGGGTGCGCGGGGCGCCGAAGCCGCCGCCGAACCGGGTGTCGCTGACGCTGCCGGCGATCCGCGCCGCCCGTGAGGTGTGGCTGCTGGCGGCCGGCGAGGACAAGGCCAACGCGGTCGCCATCGCGCTGGCCGGGGCCGGGGAGATCCAGGCCCCGGCGGCCGGCGCGTACGGCCGCGGTCGCACCCTGTGGCTGCTGGACCGGGCCGCCGCCGCCCAGCTCCCCAAGCAGCTCTACCCGCCGGCCTCGGCCTGA